A region of Toxorhynchites rutilus septentrionalis strain SRP chromosome 1, ASM2978413v1, whole genome shotgun sequence DNA encodes the following proteins:
- the LOC129762277 gene encoding uncharacterized protein LOC129762277, translated as MAELTLSPEAAEKTGYNCAACERPDHAEKDMVFCDQCQNWYHFGCAGVTNAVKDDSSWICGKCMKNAAGSSVTSELEQELKRLEEEKRVQQLAMEKERVLHKRRLELQQEMFLMRKKLEQEKREMELAFEKEQLEKEIAEEESFQKKSEQMRKEMHGKLNKLRQQRSKDFDSGVKEKTEEAEGCEDDCSSDKEKPKQSGLEKTKPGKAETEKKRSEKGKPGKMDLVETGNGDFRGAYQKYSTPKTCLVPLVTSPSLEEIPPVDAESVKGDTQEKIESKKNDAVSNDVREANEDDSESSESNEDHESVTVQAGQNKQQRCRRGPTKAQLSARQFLSKKLPVFSGKLEDWPMFICSYETSSEACGFSNVENLARLQECLKGQALEAVRSRLLLPDAVPQIIETLRMLYGRPEHLLNMLLVKVRKALPPRADRLITFINFGMIVQQLADHLEATKLTSHLLNPMLIQEITEKLPASTQLEWVRYRRRDRVVTIRTLANFLSEIVKDASEVTSYCEAPVVVDHANRKSRGKDKEHEGFLHAHCGQENANKTQAPRVRKPCMICDRTDHRVRNCVAFRNLSVPHRLEAVRKWKLCSMCLNEHGNARCKLNFRCNVGTCREPHHPLLHAAGPESGSNCNFHSFQRKQSVIFRMIPVTLHWGNHTVNTVAFLDEGSSYTLVEKSVASALRTNGVTQPLRVTWTAGMSRLERNSQKVELYISARGSSRRFHIKAAHTVDNLRLPQSTLALTEVVKQYPHLQDLSVVDFQHTVPQILIGLKDVHLCAPLESRIGKAEEPIAVRSKLGWTIFGPVSGGVESSIVGHHACSSVSNEDLHDLLKSHYTLEESGISVALLPESEEDRRAKDILTQTTVRVGDRFETGLLWRYDSPCFPDSYPMAVKRLKSLERRLLKDNELYDKVRCMVSEYLTKGYAHKASELELADTNQSKVWYLPLNVVINPKKPGKVRLVWDAAAAVAGVSLNSKLLKGPDMLTALPAVICKFREKKVGFGADIKEMYHQLKIRKEDKQAQRFLF; from the coding sequence ATGGCAGAATTGACCCTTTCACCCGAAGCTGCCGAAAAGACGGGTTACAATTGTGCCGCTTGTGAGCGACCGGATCACGCAGAGAAGGATATGGTGTTTTGTGACCAATGTCAAAACTGGTATCATTTTGGATGTGCCGGTGTAACGAATGCGGTAAAGGACGATTCATCGTGGATATGCGGCAAGTGCATGAAAAATGCCGCTGGTAGTTCCGTGACGTCAGAGTTGGAGCAAGAATTGAAAAGGCTCGAGGAAGAAAAAAGAGTCCAACAGCTAGCTATGGAGAAGGAAAGAGTCCTGCATAAACGGCGCCTGGAGCTGCAGCAGGAAATGTTTCTGATGCGAAAAAAACTGGAACAGGAGAAACGCGAAATGGAGTTAGCCTTCGAAAAAGAGCAGTTGGAGAAGGAAATCGCTGAGGAAGAATCGTTCCAGAAGAAAAGTGAGCAGATGAGAAAGGAGATGCACGGTAAATTGAATAAGCTTAGACAGCAACGGAGCAAGGATTTCGATAGTGGTGTGAAAGAAAAAACGGAAGAAGCTGAAGGTTGTGAAGATGATTGCTCGAGTGACAAAGAAAAGCCGAAGCAGTCGGGACTGGAGAAAACAAAGCCAGGAAAAGcagaaaccgaaaaaaaaaggtCGGAAAAAGGCAAACCTGGGAAAATGGATCTGGTCGAGACTGGCAACGGAGATTTTCGAGGAGCATATCAAAAATACTCCACtccaaaaacatgtttagtTCCGTTGGTCACATCGCCATCATTGGAGGAAATTCCGCCTGTCGACGCGGAATCCGTAAAAGGTGATACACAGGAAAAGATCGAAAGTAAGAAGAACGACGCGGTTTCAAATGACGTGCGAGAAGCAAATGAGGACGATAGTGAATCCAGCGAATCAAATGAGGATCACGAATCGGTGACAGTACAAGCTGGTCAAAACAAGCAACAAAGATGTCGTCGAGGACCTACCAAAGCTCAGCTGTCCGCCAGGCAGTTCCTGTCGAAGAAGTTGCCGGTATTTTCCGGAAAGTTAGAGGACTGGCCGATGTTCATCTGCAGCTACGAAACATCTAGCGAGGCTTGTGGGTTTTCGAATGTCGAGAACCTGGCTCGACTACAAGAGTGCTTGAAGGGCCAAGCATTGGAAGCAGTTCGTAGTAGGCTCCTACTTCCAGACGCAGTTCCACAGATCATTGAGACTCTCCGGATGTTGTACGGTCGCCCGGAGCACCTTCTAAATATGCTATTGGTGAAGGTGAGAAAGGCTCTCCCACCGAGAGCAGATCGTTTGATAACGTTCATCAATTTCGGGATGATTGTCCAGCAGCTTGCAGATCACCTGGAAGCAACGAAGCTTACTTCTCATCTTCTGAATCCCATGCTGATTCAGGAGATTACCGAAAAGTTGCCCGCAAGTACACAACTTGAGTGGGTGCGGTATAGAAGGAGAGACCGTGTAGTCACGATTCGAACTTTAGCCAACTTTCTGTCCGAAATCGTGAAAGACGCCAGCGAGGTGACGTCATACTGTGAAGCACCTGTAGTTGTAGACCACGCCAATCGAAAGTCCAGAGGAAAGGATAAAGAGCACGAAGGTTTCCTCCATGCCCACTGTGGACAAGAAAACGCCAACAAAACTCAGGCGCCGAGGGTGAGAAAGCCATGTATGATTTGCGACCGTACTGATCACCGGGTAAGAAATTGTGTAGCCTTCCGGAACCTCTCCGTACCACATCGTTTGGAAGCGGTGCGTAAATGGAAGTTGTGCTCGATGTGTCTCAATGAGCATGGAAATGCCCGCTGTAAGCTGAATTTCCGCTGTAATGTCGGGACCTGTAGAGAGCCTCACCATCCTTTACTCCACGCGGCAGGCCCGGAATCGGGATCGAACTGCAACTTTCATTCGTTTCAACGCAAGCAATCGGTGATTTTTCGAATGATTCCGGTCACATTGCACTGGGGAAATCATACAGTGAACACAGTGGCTTTCCTGGACGAGGGGTCGTCCTACACATTGGTGGAGAAGTCGGTGGCTAGCGCTCTTAGGACGAATGGTGTAACGCAACCACTTCGTGTGACGTGGACGGCTGGAATGTCCCGATTGGAAAGGAACTCGCAGAAAGTAGAACTGTATATTTCGGCTCGAGGTTCAAGTCGCCGGTTCCACATAAAAGCAGCTCATACCGTGGATAACTTGAGGCTTCCCCAGTCGACGCTAGCCCTGACGGAAGTAGTCAAGCAGTATCCCCATCTTCAAGATCTATCCGTGGTGGATTTCCAACATACTGTTCCGCAAATTCTGATCGGACTGAAAGACGTTCACTTGTGTGCACCGTTAGAATCACGAATCGGGAAAGCGGAAGAGCCAATCGCTGTGCGGTCCAAGCTTGGTTGGACCATATTCGGACCTGTAAGCGGTGGTGTTGAGTCGAGCATCGTTGGTCATCATGCGTGCAGCAGTGTTTCGAACGAGGACCTCCACGATCTGTTGAAGAGCCACTACACGCTAGAAGAGTCTGGCATTTCGGTTGCGCTGCTACCGGAAAGCGAAGAGGATAGGAGAGCGAAAGATATCCTGACGCAAACGACGGTAAGAGTAGGTGATCGTTTTGAGACGGGGTTATTATGGAGATATGATAGTCCGTGCTTCCCCGACAGCTATCCTATGGCTGTGAAAAGGCTCAAGAGTTTAGAGAGACGTTTATTGAAGGACAATGAACTGTACGATAAAGTACGGTGCATGGTCTCGGAGTACCTAACCAAGGGCTATGCGCACAAAGCTTCAGAGTTGGAGCTAGCAGACACCAACCAGAGTAAGGTGTGGTATTTGCCATTGAACGTGGTTATTAATCCGAAGAAACCGGGTAAAGTCCGCCTTGTTTGGGACGCAGCTGCGGCTGTAGCTGGGGTGTCCCTGAATTCAAAACTCTTGAAGGGTCCCGATATGCTGACTGCTCTCCCAGCAGTTATTTGCAAGTttcgagagaaaaaagtgggTTTTGGTGCAGACATCAAAGAGATGTATCATcagttgaaaattcgaaaagaaGATAAGCAAGCGCAGAGGTTCCTGTTCTGA
- the LOC129762281 gene encoding uncharacterized protein LOC129762281, producing MDVATFGATSSPCSAQFVKNMNAKEFAGRFPEAARAILENHYVDDYFDSTETVEEAVKLAKEVTFVHSKGGFELRNWVSSSEVFLREMGETKENQCVHFNQDKETGQERVLGIVWNSVSDEFTFSARLREDLLPYLIGERRPTKRGVMSCIMSLFDPIGFLASFTIYGKMLIQDLWRSGCAWDQQINDECSEKWNRWVGRLPEIERVRIPRYHFTGGLSVDYSTLQLHVLVDASENAYGAVAYFRVMTASGPICSLVMARSKVAPLKQLSIPRLELQAAVLGSRLLNSIIDNHSVEVKQRFIWTDSRTVLSWIHSDQRRYKQFVAFRIGEILSLTKLDEWRWVSTRNNIADDLTKWDRGHNLNSNGPWFRGPHFLFHQEDSWPEQKRVTPNVPEEIRAHILFHDISLSEPVIDPLRFSRWKVLVRTIACVYRFVSNCKRKKEGWAIEGVPTTDALKRKVKAKIASTVVPLQRDEYQKSEAYLWRFAQAEAYGDEVKTLQKNLKVGNEKQRQLEKSSSLYSLSPFLDAQNVLRMEGRTAQGTFLPFELRFPIILPKGHPVTVKLLEHYHQRVAHGNQETAVNEIRQRFWIPNLRAELKRISRACMRCKVRKCEPGHPRMAPLPISRISPGLQPFSYTGVDYCGPLTVSVGRRSEKRWICLFTCLTTRAIHIEVAHSLTTQSCLMAIRRFVSYRGGPLEFFSDNGTNFHGASKEIVKQMEINCEDVFTDSRTRWNFNPPSAPHMGGVWERMVRSVKTALKALDDGRRMTDEVLLTVLAEAVDLINSRPLTYAGLEPDAKEALTPNHFVRGVGLMSSESFIRPTNEAEALRDSFKRSQFLADCLWKRWTSEYLPTINHRSKWHSEMPPIAKGDLVYIADENIRKHWVRGVVTEVFSGADGRIRQALVKTAKGEFRRPVVKLAVLEVQGRKSTAADAFAPELRGGAMYTPLRTVD from the coding sequence ATGGACGTTGCTACCTTTGGGGCGACCAGTTCACCTTGCTCCGCCCAGTTTGTGAAGAACATGAATGCAAAGGAGTTCGCAGGGCGGTTTCCAGAGGCAGCGAGAGCGATTCTAGAGAACCATTACGTCGATGATTATTTCGATAGCACGGAGACAGTCGAGGAAGCAGTGAAGCTGGCGAAGGAGGTAACGTTTGTTCATTCAAAGGGCGGCTTCGAGCTTCGAAATTGGGTCTCTAGTTCAGAGGTGTTCCTGCGAGAAATGGGGGAGACAAAAGAAAATCAATGTGTTCATTTTAATCAAGACAAGGAAACAGGGCAAGAAAGGGTCTTGGGAATAGTGTGGAATTCAGTAAGCGACGAGTTTACGTTCTCAGCAAGGTTACGTGAAGATTTGCTGCCGTACCTGATAGGAGAGAGGCGGCCCACGAAAAGGGGGGTCATGAGCTGCATCATGAGCTTGTTCGATCCCATTGGGTTTTTGGCTTCCTTCACTATTTATGGAAAAATGCTTATTCAAGATCTTTGGCGCAGTGGATGTGCCTGGGACCAGCAGATCAACGACGAGTGTAGCGAGAAATGGAATCGTTGGGTCGGTCGGCTTCCAGAAATCGAAAGAGTGCGGATCCCTCGTTATCACTTCACGGGAGGATTATCTGTGGACTACAGTACGTTGCAACTACACGTTCTTGTCGATGCTAGTGAGAATGCATATGGTGCTGTTGCATATTTCCGTGTCATGACTGCTTCTGGTCCTATTTGTTCGCTTGTGATGGCACGTTCCAAGGTTGCACCTTTGAAGCAGCTGTCAATTCCGCGCCTGGAACTACAGGCCGCGGTACTAGGTTCTAGATTGCTAAATTCCATCATCGATAACCATTCCGTAGAGGTGAAACAGCGGTTTATTTGGACAGATTCGAGGACAGTACTTTCTTGGATCCACTCGGATCAGCGACGCTACAAGCAATTCGTTGCTTTCCGAATTGGTGAAATCCTTAGTCTCACGAAGCTCGATGAATGGCGGTGGGTTTCCACTAGAAACAACATCGCTGACGACCTAACCAAATGGGATCGAGGACACAATCTAAATTCGAACGGTCCTTGGTTTCGGGGTCCACATTTCCTGTTCCATCAGGAAGATTCCTGGCCAGAACAGAAGCGCGTAACACCGAATGTGCCTGAAGAGATACGTGCCCACATACTGTTCCACGACATTTCACTGTCAGAACCTGTAATCGATCCGTTGCGTTTTTCAAGATGGAAGGTCTTAGTTCGAACGATAGCCTGCGTCTACCGGTTTGTTTCGAACTGCAAGCGAAAAAAGGAAGGATGGGCCATCGAAGGTGTACCAACGACCGATGCTCTCAAGAGAAAAGTAAAGGCAAAAATTGCATCTACGGTAGTTCCTTTGCAACGAGACGAATACCAAAAATCAGAAGCATATTTGTGGCGATTCGCACAAGCGGAAGCATACGGGGATGAGGTGAAAACTCTCCAGAAAAATCTTAAAGTGGGGAACGAGAAACAACGACAGCTGGAAAAATCGAGCAGTCTATACAGTCTGAGCCCATTCTTGGATGCACAGAACGTTCTTCGGATGGAAGGGAGAACCGCACAAGGTACGTTCTTACCGTTCGAACTACGTTTCCCAATTATACTCCCTAAAGGACATCCAGTTACCGTTAAACTTCTGGAACATTATCATCAGAGAGTGGCACACGGCAATCAAGAAACGGCGGTAAATGAAATACGACAAAGGTTTTGGATTCCCAATCTCCGAGCGGAACTCAAACGTATTTCAAGAGCTTGCATGCGATGCAAGGTGAGGAAATGTGAGCCAGGTCATCCGAGAATGGCTCCTCTTCCGATTTCGCGGATCTCGCCTGGATTGCAGCCGTTCAGCTACACAGGGGTGGATTATTGTGGTCCATTGACTGTCTCCGTCGGGCGCAGATCAGAGAAAAGGTGGATTTGTTTGTTCACGTGTTTGACGACGAGAGCTATTCACATTGAGGTTGCTCATAGTCTGACGACTCAATCGTGCCTGATGGCCATACGGCGATTCGTGAGCTACAGAGGAGGTCCTCTTGAATTCTTCTCAGATAATGGGACGAATTTCCATGGCGCCAGCAAAGAAATTGTTAAGCAGATGGAGATTAATTGTGAAGATGTGTTCACCGATTCGAGAACCAGATGGAATTTCAATCCGCCTTCCGCACCTCATATGGGTGGGGTGTGGGAGCGAATGGTGCGCTCCGTTAAGACGGCGTTGAAAGCGTTGGATGATGGCCGCCGAATGACGGACGAAGTACTCCTGACCGTGTTGGCAGAAGCGGTGGATTTAATCAATTCTCGGCCACTGACATACGCTGGCCTGGAACCTGATGCAAAGGAAGCGCTAACACCAAACCATTTTGTTCGCGGCGTAGGACTAATGAGTTCTGAGTCGTTTATCAGACCTACCAATGAAGCAGAGGCACTGCGGGACAGCTTCAAGCGGTCACAGTTTTTGGCTGATTGTTTGTGGAAACGATGGACTTCTGAGTATCTCCCGACGATCAATCATCGCAGCAAATGGCACTCTGAAATGCCTCCTATTGCAAAAGGTGATCTTGTGTATATTGCGGACGAGAATATCCGAAAGCATTGGGTTAGAGGGGTTGTAACCGAGGTATTCAGTGGTGCTGATGGTAGGATCAGACAGGCTTTGGTGAAAACAGCAAAGGGTGAGTTCAGGCGGCCGGTGGTGAAGCTTGCGGTGCTTGAAGTCCAGGGTCGTAAATCTACTGCGGCTGACGCTTTCGCACCAGAGTTACGGGGAGGGGCTATGTACACACCGCTACGCACAGTCGACTAA